A part of Ziziphus jujuba cultivar Dongzao chromosome 8, ASM3175591v1 genomic DNA contains:
- the LOC107413585 gene encoding chalcone--flavanone isomerase has translation MAPTLSVTGINVDNVEFPPSAKPPGSKNTLFLGGAGVRGLNTEGKFVKFTAIGVYLEDNAIPWLTAKWKGKNSEELTESDHFFRDIVTGPFEKLTRVAFISTLTGQQYSEKVVENSTAILKSWGVYNDSEAKAIQKFLDIFEPQTFNPGSSIFFSHSPQGSFKISFSKDDSIPEVWDAAIESRLLFEAVLESIIGKSGVSPATRKSLAARLPLLLKEISDDDRDLDRNVINGKVDLNQKVSGHGHEKVPERKGQQETAKKI, from the exons ATGGCTCCAACATTGTCAGTCACCGGAATTAACGTCGACAACGTCGAATTTCCGCCGTCTGCAAAGCCTCCTGGCTCAAAGAACACTCTGTTCCTTGGCGGTGCAG GGGTGAGGGGGCTGAACACTGAAGGGAAGTTCGTGAAGTTCACGGCAATCGGAGTTTACCTAGAGGATAACGCCATTCCGTGGCTCACCGCTAAGTGGAAAGGAAAGAATTCGGAGGAGTTGACGGAATCCGACCACTTCTTCAGGGACATCGTTACCG GACCCTTTGAGAAATTGACACGTGTGGCATTCATATCGACCTTAACCGGCCAACAGTACTCGGAAAAGGTGGTAGAGAATTCCACTGCCATTTTGAAGTCCTGGGGAGTTTATAACGATTCAGAAGCCAAAGCCATTCAAAAGTTTCTTGACATTTTCGAACCTCAAACTTTCAACCCTGGATCTTCTATTTTCTTCTCTCACTCACCCCAAGGATCATTTAAG ATAAGCTTCTCCAAAGATGACTCGATTCCAGAAGTTTGGGATGCTGCGATAGAAAGTAGACTACTTTTTGAGGCAGTACTTGAATCCATCATAGGTAAAAGTGGTGTTTCTCCTGCAACAAGGAAGAGTTTGGCTGCAAGATTGCCATTGTTGTTGAAAGAGATCAGTGATGATGATCGTGATCTAGATCGTAACGTTATAAATGGGAAAGTGGATCTTAATCAGAAAGTTTCCGGACATGGTCATGAGAAAGTGCCAGAAAGAAAAGGTCAACAAGAAACTGCGAAAAAGATATGA